GGCTTCCTGGTAGCCCATACGGTAGCAGTTTAAGCTTAGGGCCATGGAGCTTTGGCTGGTGCGCCACGGGGAGACCCTTTGGAACCGGGAGGGGAGGCTTCTCGGCTGGACCGACCTCCCCCTCACCCCCCTGGGGGAGGCCCAGGCCCGGGCCCTGAAAGGCAGGCTCCCCGCCCTCCCCGCCTACGCCTCCGACCTGCAGCGGGCCTCGAGGACGGCGGCGCTGGCGGGCTTCCAGG
The DNA window shown above is from Thermus tengchongensis and carries:
- a CDS encoding histidine phosphatase family protein; protein product: MELWLVRHGETLWNREGRLLGWTDLPLTPLGEAQARALKGRLPALPAYASDLQRASRTAALAGFQAVPTPALREIHFGLLEGALWEALEAPYKEAMLRFQGFAPPGGEALEAFQERV